The following are encoded in a window of Candidatus Neomarinimicrobiota bacterium genomic DNA:
- a CDS encoding glycoside hydrolase family 3 C-terminal domain-containing protein yields the protein MRRFVVVLLVLLIGVQLTASDMDAQIEDILKQLTLDEKIAMTHAQSKFSSPGVPRLGIPEIWMSDGPHGVREEISWDSWSPAGWTNDSITAFPALTSLAATFNPVLAGQYGVALGEEARYRKKDILLGPGVNIYRTPLNGRNFEYMGEDPLLAATMVVPYIKGIQQNGVSACLKHYALNNQEQWRGHINVEVSDRALHEIYLPAYKAAVTEAGVWSVMGAYNQFRGQHTTHHEQLINGILKGEWGFDGVLVSDWGSAHDTKEAALFGLDIEMGTGTDGLTTSSENAYDYYFLAKPFREMIQNDELKEDVLDDKVRRILRLMFRTNMKSNRPLGRMNNPEHIEVARKVAGEGIVLLKNDKSFFPINPDKKMTIAVIGENATRPMTPGGGSSALKPKDEISPLRGLQERFSKATILHSQGYAAGPSQYGRVIPSTMDADSLQKAAVKIAAKADIVLFFGGLNKNHGQDCEGGDRQDMTLDFGQDELLTKLIKTNKNIGVILVSGNAVEMPWLPKVKGLIQAWYLGSEAGHAIADVISGDVNPSGKLPFSFPVKLSDNAAHSFGELSYPGDGKNQYYKEDILVGYRWHDTQNIKPLFAFGYGMSYTSFKLSNIKTDKKSYEAGGTINISCKVSNTGKTAGSEVVQIYVGKTNSKVERAEKELKAFQKIHLTSGKNASVQLSIDVNDLAFYDESISDWNLEKGDYLIYVGTASNKIDKTVKININ from the coding sequence ATGAGAAGATTCGTTGTTGTTCTGCTGGTCCTTTTAATAGGGGTCCAACTCACGGCAAGTGATATGGATGCCCAAATCGAGGACATCCTCAAGCAACTAACCCTGGACGAAAAAATCGCCATGACCCACGCCCAATCAAAATTCAGCTCGCCAGGTGTGCCACGTCTTGGCATTCCTGAGATCTGGATGTCAGATGGTCCCCATGGCGTCAGGGAGGAAATTAGCTGGGACAGTTGGTCCCCGGCAGGCTGGACGAATGACTCTATCACCGCCTTTCCGGCTTTAACCAGTCTCGCCGCCACCTTTAATCCTGTGCTGGCTGGCCAATATGGAGTCGCTCTCGGCGAGGAAGCTCGTTATCGCAAAAAAGACATTTTACTAGGCCCTGGGGTAAATATTTATCGCACACCTCTTAACGGTCGGAACTTTGAGTATATGGGAGAAGATCCCCTTCTGGCAGCCACCATGGTCGTTCCCTATATCAAGGGGATTCAGCAAAACGGCGTCTCAGCCTGCCTGAAGCATTATGCCTTGAACAACCAGGAGCAGTGGCGGGGACACATCAATGTGGAAGTCAGTGATCGTGCCCTGCATGAAATTTATCTCCCGGCCTACAAGGCCGCTGTGACAGAAGCAGGGGTTTGGTCGGTCATGGGTGCCTATAACCAGTTTCGCGGACAACACACCACCCATCATGAGCAGCTCATCAACGGTATTCTCAAAGGCGAATGGGGTTTTGATGGTGTTCTGGTTTCTGACTGGGGTTCTGCCCACGATACAAAAGAGGCAGCTCTGTTTGGGCTTGATATTGAAATGGGCACAGGCACAGATGGCCTGACGACTTCAAGTGAAAACGCATATGACTATTATTTCCTGGCCAAACCATTTCGTGAAATGATTCAAAATGATGAGCTGAAAGAGGACGTCCTGGACGACAAAGTTCGTCGAATTCTGCGATTGATGTTTCGTACGAATATGAAGTCTAACCGTCCCCTGGGTAGAATGAACAATCCGGAACATATAGAGGTGGCCCGTAAAGTTGCTGGAGAGGGAATCGTTCTATTAAAAAACGATAAATCCTTCTTCCCAATCAATCCAGACAAGAAAATGACCATCGCTGTCATCGGTGAAAACGCCACGCGACCCATGACACCTGGTGGTGGTTCTTCCGCATTAAAGCCCAAAGATGAAATTTCTCCCTTACGGGGTTTGCAGGAAAGATTTAGCAAGGCAACCATTCTCCACTCCCAGGGATATGCCGCAGGTCCTTCCCAGTATGGTCGTGTCATCCCATCAACCATGGATGCAGACTCCCTGCAAAAAGCTGCTGTCAAAATCGCAGCGAAAGCTGATATCGTTCTCTTCTTCGGTGGACTCAATAAGAATCATGGACAGGACTGTGAAGGTGGGGATCGCCAGGATATGACCCTGGATTTTGGTCAGGACGAGCTCTTGACAAAACTGATCAAAACCAATAAGAATATTGGTGTCATTCTGGTGAGTGGTAATGCCGTTGAGATGCCCTGGTTGCCCAAAGTTAAGGGGTTGATCCAGGCCTGGTATCTGGGTAGTGAAGCGGGCCACGCTATCGCTGATGTTATCAGTGGCGATGTGAATCCCTCGGGGAAACTGCCATTCTCATTCCCGGTGAAGCTGAGCGATAATGCGGCTCATTCTTTTGGTGAGCTTTCCTATCCCGGGGATGGTAAAAACCAGTATTATAAAGAGGATATTCTGGTTGGATATCGCTGGCATGATACCCAGAATATCAAACCCCTGTTTGCCTTTGGATATGGGATGTCATATACCTCGTTCAAGCTTTCCAATATAAAGACCGATAAGAAATCCTATGAAGCAGGTGGAACCATCAATATTTCCTGCAAAGTTTCCAATACGGGCAAAACTGCTGGCTCAGAAGTGGTTCAAATTTATGTGGGGAAAACAAACTCAAAGGTGGAACGGGCCGAGAAGGAGCTGAAAGCTTTTCAGAAGATCCACCTGACCAGCGGTAAAAATGCATCAGTCCAATTATCAATCGACGTAAACGATCTTGCCTTTTATGATGAATCCATCTCTGACTGGAATCTGGAAAAAGGGGACTACCTGATCTATGTGGGAACGGCGTCCAACAAAATTGATAAAACAGTGAAGATCAACATCAACTGA
- a CDS encoding BMC domain-containing protein has protein sequence MKTQDALALIELDSIPAGILTADAMLKEAPIAVLKSGTVHNGKYLILIGGSVASVGMAFAKGMSKGQDHLLDAVFLPDIHESVYQACLGKRLTCGSEALSVMEVSTVAAILQSSDAAMKGAEVELVELRLADDLGGKSIAIYAGKVEDVEMAINISEKAVENPENILSQSIIPLIDPELAKQIDASTYFSKSDLSKLAGAE, from the coding sequence ATGAAAACACAAGACGCACTGGCTCTTATCGAGCTCGACAGTATTCCAGCTGGTATTCTCACTGCAGATGCCATGCTCAAAGAGGCTCCCATCGCCGTTTTGAAGTCAGGAACCGTTCACAACGGTAAATATCTGATTCTCATTGGTGGTAGTGTGGCTTCAGTAGGGATGGCATTTGCCAAAGGGATGAGTAAAGGTCAGGACCATCTGCTTGATGCTGTATTTCTTCCGGATATCCACGAAAGTGTTTATCAGGCTTGTTTGGGCAAGAGGTTGACCTGCGGGTCAGAAGCCTTGTCGGTTATGGAAGTGTCCACTGTCGCTGCCATTCTCCAAAGTTCAGATGCTGCCATGAAGGGCGCTGAGGTTGAACTGGTTGAATTACGATTGGCTGATGATCTCGGTGGCAAATCCATTGCCATCTATGCTGGCAAGGTGGAAGATGTGGAAATGGCCATCAATATCTCAGAAAAAGCCGTTGAGAATCCTGAAAACATACTGTCCCAGAGTATTATTCCCCTGATTGATCCAGAATTGGCCAAACAGATCGATGCCTCCACCTATTTTTCCAAATCTGATCTGTCAAAATTAGCCGGAGCTGAATAA
- a CDS encoding EutN/CcmL family microcompartment protein yields the protein MILAKVVGTVVASQKEPSMDGLKFLTLQQVDIDGKAKGGFVIAADAMGAGTGEMVLYASGSSARQTKVTENRPCDAVVMAIVDNWEIDGKLKYKKGRDD from the coding sequence ATGATCCTGGCAAAAGTTGTTGGGACCGTTGTGGCCAGTCAGAAAGAGCCCAGTATGGATGGACTCAAGTTTCTGACCCTGCAACAGGTCGATATAGATGGTAAGGCCAAGGGCGGATTTGTCATTGCGGCAGACGCCATGGGTGCTGGAACCGGTGAAATGGTTCTGTATGCCAGTGGAAGTTCTGCCCGTCAGACCAAAGTTACCGAGAACCGACCCTGCGATGCAGTGGTCATGGCCATCGTTGACAATTGGGAGATCGATGGCAAACTCAAATACAAAAAAGGACGGGATGATTAA
- a CDS encoding aldehyde dehydrogenase EutE: MSKLTDSQVDLIANKVASLLNPSQSPNVVHAPVVPDLGQTGQTHYGVFTTVDAAVKATRVAYEALNKLTLEQRVTIIASIRAKMRIHGEDLARKAHQETGMGRIEDKILKNQLVTEKTEGPEALIPKALSGDRGLTLTEWAPYGVIGSITPSTNPTSTIICNTIGMLAAGNGVVFNVHPMAKETSILNVELLNEAIIEAGGPPNLVTTVASPTIQSANELMHHKGVDLLVVTGGEAVVKAAMSSGKRALCAGPGNPPVVVDETANIEQAARDIVRGAGMDNGIICVLEKEVFVVESVADQLLAAFPRHGAVVLKSHEVNQLEKVIFEKTNGMRKPGVMNKEMIGKNIQYILSKIGMQVADDVRIAIMPVSVGHPLIWTEQLMPVLPLARVPNVDQAIDLAKAAEHNFRHTAVIHSQNINNLSRMARVMGCSIFVKNGPTLAGLGYGGEGYTSFSIASPTGDGLTGPHSFARPIRCVLVDNFRIV, from the coding sequence ATGTCGAAATTGACAGATAGTCAAGTTGACCTCATAGCAAATAAGGTAGCCTCGCTACTCAACCCGAGTCAGAGCCCGAATGTCGTGCATGCACCCGTGGTTCCAGACCTGGGTCAGACTGGGCAGACCCATTATGGTGTCTTTACCACCGTAGATGCTGCTGTCAAGGCCACCCGGGTGGCTTATGAAGCCCTGAACAAACTGACTTTGGAGCAAAGAGTCACCATCATTGCCAGCATCCGCGCCAAAATGCGGATCCATGGTGAAGATCTGGCCCGGAAGGCCCACCAAGAGACCGGTATGGGTCGTATTGAGGACAAAATCCTTAAGAACCAGCTGGTCACTGAAAAGACAGAGGGTCCTGAAGCCTTGATACCTAAGGCTTTGTCCGGTGATCGGGGACTGACTTTGACGGAGTGGGCACCTTATGGTGTTATTGGCTCAATCACACCAAGCACCAACCCTACTTCCACAATTATCTGCAATACCATTGGCATGCTGGCTGCAGGAAATGGCGTGGTCTTTAATGTTCACCCCATGGCCAAGGAAACCAGTATACTCAATGTAGAACTCCTCAATGAGGCCATCATTGAAGCTGGTGGACCGCCGAATTTGGTAACCACAGTAGCATCGCCAACAATTCAGAGCGCCAATGAACTCATGCACCACAAGGGCGTGGATCTCCTGGTTGTAACCGGTGGAGAAGCAGTCGTTAAAGCCGCCATGTCCAGCGGTAAGCGTGCTCTTTGTGCCGGCCCGGGCAATCCTCCAGTGGTTGTAGATGAAACTGCCAATATTGAACAGGCTGCCAGGGATATTGTCCGTGGTGCCGGTATGGACAATGGAATCATTTGTGTACTGGAGAAGGAAGTCTTTGTGGTTGAGTCTGTAGCAGATCAACTCCTGGCCGCTTTTCCCCGTCATGGAGCAGTTGTACTAAAATCTCACGAAGTCAATCAGCTGGAAAAAGTGATCTTCGAGAAGACCAATGGCATGCGCAAACCCGGCGTCATGAATAAAGAGATGATCGGTAAAAATATTCAATATATCCTTTCCAAAATCGGTATGCAGGTAGCTGATGATGTCCGTATTGCTATTATGCCTGTATCTGTTGGTCATCCTTTGATTTGGACCGAACAGCTGATGCCTGTGCTGCCACTGGCAAGAGTCCCCAATGTTGACCAGGCTATTGACCTGGCCAAAGCTGCTGAACATAATTTCCGTCATACTGCAGTCATCCACTCACAAAACATCAATAACCTGAGTCGTATGGCCCGGGTAATGGGTTGCAGCATCTTTGTTAAAAATGGCCCCACCCTGGCTGGTTTAGGCTATGGCGGTGAGGGCTATACTTCTTTTTCAATCGCCAGTCCCACCGGTGATGGACTCACAGGACCTCATTCCTTTGCCCGTCCCATCCGCTGTGTGCTGGTTGACAATTTCAGGATCGTCTAA
- a CDS encoding EutN/CcmL family microcompartment protein, whose amino-acid sequence MLLGKVIGTLTPAMIYDGLEGVPMLMVQPLDKHQVPEGEPMVAADPTRMCGPGELIYYESSREAALLCDPWFVPVDHAVVGIVDDIQIQKDS is encoded by the coding sequence ATGCTCCTGGGTAAAGTCATTGGAACCTTGACGCCAGCTATGATTTATGATGGTCTGGAGGGCGTCCCCATGCTTATGGTGCAACCCCTGGACAAACATCAGGTCCCTGAAGGTGAACCCATGGTTGCAGCAGACCCCACCAGAATGTGTGGACCTGGAGAGTTGATCTATTATGAAAGTTCCCGTGAAGCGGCATTGCTCTGCGATCCCTGGTTTGTCCCTGTAGACCATGCTGTGGTCGGCATTGTGGATGACATCCAAATCCAGAAGGACTCATAG
- a CDS encoding EutN/CcmL family microcompartment protein has product MILGKVCGTIHSTINHEFYDSKRLLVVDKLDAYLKPTGKYLICIDRVDAGVGETVLMLDEGNGARQIVGDSNAPLRSVIVGIVDEVLLP; this is encoded by the coding sequence ATGATCCTGGGAAAAGTCTGCGGAACCATTCACTCCACTATTAATCATGAATTCTACGATAGCAAACGTCTGTTGGTTGTCGATAAACTGGATGCCTACCTGAAACCCACGGGGAAATATCTTATCTGTATCGATAGGGTTGATGCAGGCGTGGGGGAAACCGTGCTCATGTTGGATGAAGGCAATGGCGCCCGGCAAATTGTGGGCGATTCTAATGCACCCCTGCGCTCGGTTATCGTTGGTATTGTGGACGAGGTACTCCTTCCATAG
- a CDS encoding T9SS type A sorting domain-containing protein, which translates to MQFLLKRLALFSVFSMTVFAQDFALSNTNGLTLNSNVGGWSGDYFSELYIPPADGQANSIEFNMSDLPEVEGGSMSVAIYAANYPWDEIDEELIADEAPGSWLGYYEDNGIYDIAGNNWVFGGINDLDDADTSYQYDPLGEQLWPETGMVQIPVYPNVDDEAMVTLDLENSEFGPFNFERDEAFIVVVKLGGFEVQSDGPEYRVGFLSAHSTHDPPPCLKFYNTISAPNGRTGINDWGWHIRSYVWDWSVYVGFVCTPYLFIQLEALPTTLSTENRLVSVEISDQNPSGTDDFLDSVSLVYKVNDTPAEPIEMSGSNNEYTASIPGQNPESTIEYWVEVIDIEGGQHTSNVESYYIFAPVEATLLVYDTDDNMGEEWRYMEGLDSSFSQHYDLWEATLGPVSSELVINYSTIYHVMGSGPFNDATGYAHVYRGWLASGTVDNQHCLMFSGQDYGVISGFADSSMSSSTFEGRYLGVETLGPQDINYDGTPESYLGPYAVDAVAGDQLTGQLASFAGNNLQLFYEPHRELGFDNWIDNLTPYPTATVCLTDPNQNNAAVAVYNSGPGWKTSFWALDPLGLNYYNPADTVSSYTSAVDAVGNPVANIFEWFRGAITITSLDEPEIPTMAKLHAAYPNPFNPVTSIGYELNGATDVNITVYNMLGQEVATLVAGFQIAGAYTVQWGGVDHAGHSVSSGLYFYTMRTEGFCATKKMMLLK; encoded by the coding sequence TTGCAATTTCTGCTTAAAAGATTGGCACTATTCTCAGTTTTCAGCATGACTGTCTTCGCCCAGGACTTCGCCCTGTCTAATACGAATGGCCTCACTCTCAACAGTAATGTTGGTGGTTGGTCAGGTGATTACTTCTCAGAGCTGTACATACCTCCTGCTGATGGCCAGGCCAATTCAATTGAGTTTAATATGTCAGACCTACCTGAAGTTGAGGGTGGGAGTATGTCAGTTGCCATCTATGCCGCCAACTACCCCTGGGATGAGATCGATGAGGAGTTGATAGCGGACGAAGCACCTGGTTCCTGGCTGGGCTATTATGAGGATAACGGCATCTACGATATCGCTGGAAACAACTGGGTGTTTGGTGGGATCAATGATCTGGATGATGCTGATACCAGCTACCAGTATGATCCCCTGGGGGAGCAACTCTGGCCTGAAACTGGCATGGTCCAGATACCCGTCTACCCCAATGTTGATGACGAAGCCATGGTGACTCTCGACCTGGAAAACTCTGAATTTGGGCCTTTCAATTTTGAAAGGGACGAGGCATTTATCGTCGTTGTTAAACTTGGTGGTTTTGAGGTTCAATCAGACGGTCCTGAATATCGAGTTGGCTTTCTATCTGCCCATTCCACACATGACCCCCCACCCTGTTTGAAGTTTTACAATACGATCTCTGCACCAAATGGTCGCACGGGCATAAATGATTGGGGCTGGCATATTCGATCATATGTCTGGGACTGGTCAGTGTATGTAGGCTTTGTGTGTACACCCTATTTATTTATTCAACTAGAGGCCTTACCCACAACTCTTTCAACTGAGAACCGTCTTGTGAGTGTAGAAATATCAGACCAGAACCCTAGCGGTACAGACGATTTCCTTGATTCAGTTTCCCTGGTATATAAGGTGAATGATACCCCTGCAGAACCGATTGAGATGTCTGGTTCAAACAACGAGTATACCGCCTCAATTCCTGGTCAGAACCCAGAGAGCACAATTGAGTATTGGGTGGAAGTCATCGATATAGAAGGGGGTCAGCACACCAGTAATGTGGAGTCATATTATATCTTTGCTCCAGTTGAAGCAACACTTCTCGTTTATGATACGGACGATAATATGGGCGAAGAATGGCGCTATATGGAGGGTCTTGACTCATCATTTAGTCAGCACTATGATCTCTGGGAGGCCACCCTTGGGCCGGTTTCCAGCGAGCTGGTAATTAACTATTCAACTATTTATCATGTTATGGGCAGCGGACCCTTTAATGATGCAACAGGTTATGCCCACGTTTATCGTGGCTGGCTAGCTAGCGGGACAGTGGATAACCAGCACTGTCTCATGTTTAGTGGTCAGGATTATGGTGTGATCTCAGGTTTTGCAGACTCATCAATGAGTTCCAGCACTTTTGAAGGACGTTATCTTGGTGTTGAGACACTTGGACCGCAAGATATTAACTATGATGGAACTCCTGAATCTTATCTGGGGCCATATGCTGTTGATGCAGTGGCTGGTGATCAATTGACCGGGCAACTGGCATCCTTTGCGGGGAATAACCTACAATTATTCTATGAGCCCCACCGTGAGCTGGGATTCGACAATTGGATTGATAACCTTACTCCTTATCCCACGGCTACTGTTTGTCTCACCGATCCAAACCAGAATAACGCAGCTGTGGCTGTGTATAATTCGGGTCCCGGCTGGAAAACCTCGTTTTGGGCTCTGGACCCCCTTGGTTTGAATTATTACAATCCCGCAGACACCGTGAGCTCCTACACTTCAGCGGTTGATGCTGTGGGGAATCCTGTGGCAAATATCTTTGAGTGGTTTAGAGGAGCTATTACGATCACCTCTCTGGACGAACCTGAGATTCCAACTATGGCAAAACTGCATGCTGCCTACCCCAACCCATTCAATCCAGTGACAAGCATTGGGTATGAGTTGAATGGAGCCACTGATGTAAATATCACGGTTTACAATATGCTGGGACAGGAAGTGGCCACATTGGTTGCTGGTTTCCAGATTGCTGGCGCCTATACAGTTCAGTGGGGAGGTGTTGACCATGCTGGTCATTCAGTTTCTTCAGGGCTGTATTTCTACACCATGCGAACTGAGGGATTTTGTGCAACGAAGAAGATGATGTTGCTCAAATAA
- the rlmD gene encoding 23S rRNA (uracil(1939)-C(5))-methyltransferase RlmD, which translates to MNDAEQRVVKKGDSIELEIESLAFGGKGVAKVDGLAIFVERTIPGQKVLARIVKKKKSFAEAYPLEILKKAPNEIEAKCPAFGTCGGCRLQNLEYDDQLLEKTRQVRDLVQRVGGFIDFEVPTALPSPTAFHYRNKMEFTFTPSPWRNHPDDVDEPLGLGQHIPGRFDKIVHIETCYLQKPIMNEIMNFVFAFAKEHGWEAYNNKTHVGWARNLVLRYGEHTDEIMVNLVTKTYEKEHMQIFKNTIMSKFPQITTLINSITSRLSDVAVGETEVFLHGPGHISDRLGESEFEISANSFFQTNTLQAEVLYAEALKGTDLKGGEVVYDLYCGTGTIALFLAKQAKKVYGFELIASSVKNARRNAKAQGFENVEFILGDLKDVLSQNVDRIEPADVIVVDPPRAGLHQKVVDDILKVGPQKLVYVSCNPSTLARDLKLFCETDYELVSVQPVDMFPHTTHIETVAQMVRKPSA; encoded by the coding sequence ATGAATGATGCAGAACAGAGAGTTGTAAAAAAGGGTGACAGTATTGAGTTGGAAATTGAAAGCCTGGCCTTCGGCGGCAAGGGTGTTGCCAAGGTAGACGGACTCGCCATCTTTGTCGAACGCACCATTCCGGGACAGAAAGTTCTGGCCCGTATTGTTAAAAAGAAAAAGAGCTTTGCCGAAGCCTATCCCCTGGAGATTTTGAAAAAAGCCCCCAACGAGATTGAAGCCAAGTGCCCTGCCTTTGGTACCTGTGGTGGTTGTCGTCTTCAGAACCTGGAATATGATGATCAGTTACTGGAAAAGACCCGACAGGTTCGTGACCTGGTTCAACGCGTCGGTGGCTTCATCGATTTTGAGGTTCCCACAGCTTTACCCTCGCCGACAGCCTTTCACTACCGAAACAAAATGGAGTTTACATTTACTCCAAGTCCCTGGCGCAATCATCCCGATGATGTGGACGAGCCCCTGGGGCTGGGTCAGCATATCCCGGGACGCTTTGATAAGATTGTCCATATCGAAACCTGTTATCTCCAAAAGCCCATCATGAATGAAATCATGAATTTTGTATTCGCTTTTGCCAAGGAACATGGCTGGGAAGCCTACAATAATAAAACCCATGTGGGCTGGGCACGGAACCTGGTCCTGCGTTATGGCGAGCACACCGATGAGATCATGGTAAATCTGGTTACCAAGACCTACGAAAAAGAACATATGCAGATTTTCAAAAATACCATTATGTCCAAATTTCCACAGATTACCACGCTGATTAATAGCATTACCTCCAGATTGTCTGATGTTGCTGTGGGTGAAACCGAGGTTTTCCTCCACGGTCCTGGTCACATAAGCGATCGATTGGGCGAGTCCGAATTTGAGATTTCTGCCAATTCCTTTTTCCAGACCAACACCCTTCAAGCTGAAGTGCTATATGCTGAAGCCCTGAAAGGAACAGACCTAAAAGGCGGGGAAGTGGTCTATGATCTGTATTGCGGCACGGGAACCATCGCTCTCTTTCTGGCCAAGCAGGCCAAAAAAGTGTACGGCTTTGAATTGATTGCCAGCTCGGTAAAGAATGCCCGTAGAAATGCCAAGGCCCAGGGCTTTGAAAATGTGGAATTCATTCTGGGAGATCTCAAGGATGTCCTTTCACAAAACGTAGATCGCATTGAGCCAGCAGATGTGATAGTGGTAGATCCCCCACGCGCAGGTCTCCATCAAAAGGTAGTGGATGATATACTGAAAGTTGGACCCCAGAAGTTGGTCTATGTCTCCTGCAATCCCTCCACCCTGGCCAGAGACTTGAAATTATTTTGCGAGACAGACTATGAACTGGTCAGTGTCCAGCCCGTGGATATGTTTCCCCACACCACCCATATTGAAACCGTCGCGCAAATGGTAAGGAAACCTTCAGCCTAA
- a CDS encoding DNA alkylation repair protein: MDINDVMKELEAYGDERTKNTLMNHGAKEPFFGVKVADLKKILKKTKKNHELSLELYATGNSDAMYLAGLMADETKITKAQLETWVDQAYWYYLSEYTVPWVASETPFGFELGLKWIESDLEGVADAGWGTLSSYAAIHKDEELDIEMYRKLLHQVGEQIHSAQNRVRFAMNSFVIAVGSYIEALTDEALAVGEKIGTVDVTLGSTACKVPLATEYVNKVITRGAVGKKRKSARC; this comes from the coding sequence ATGGATATAAATGATGTGATGAAAGAATTGGAAGCCTATGGAGATGAGCGAACCAAAAACACACTCATGAATCATGGGGCCAAGGAACCCTTCTTTGGTGTGAAGGTAGCTGATTTGAAGAAAATCCTGAAAAAGACCAAAAAGAATCATGAGCTTTCACTTGAGTTATACGCCACAGGCAATTCAGACGCTATGTATCTGGCTGGTCTCATGGCAGATGAAACCAAGATCACTAAGGCCCAGTTGGAAACATGGGTTGATCAGGCCTATTGGTATTATCTCAGCGAATATACCGTACCCTGGGTTGCTTCAGAAACCCCTTTTGGGTTTGAACTGGGACTCAAATGGATTGAATCCGATCTGGAAGGAGTGGCCGATGCTGGTTGGGGCACCTTGTCGTCATACGCAGCCATTCATAAAGATGAAGAGCTGGATATTGAGATGTATCGCAAGCTTTTGCATCAGGTGGGTGAACAGATCCACTCCGCCCAGAATCGGGTCCGCTTCGCCATGAACTCATTTGTTATCGCAGTGGGCTCCTATATCGAAGCACTCACCGACGAAGCTCTTGCAGTTGGAGAAAAGATAGGCACGGTGGATGTGACGTTGGGCAGTACCGCCTGCAAAGTCCCCCTGGCTACAGAATATGTAAACAAAGTGATTACCCGCGGTGCAGTAGGGAAAAAACGTAAATCCGCTCGCTGCTAA